The following proteins come from a genomic window of Pirellula staleyi DSM 6068:
- a CDS encoding NTP transferase domain-containing protein: MSSFTEVIAVVLAAGMGTRMKTDLPKVLCPVLGRPMIHFVIDALEQAGVTRVIAVVGYKADDVKAALSSRPMVDFVLQTERLGTGHAVKMARELLEGHVGPVVVVAGDSPLLQASSVKQLLEAYRREQPACILGTLTKENPTGLGRIVRDSAGEFLGIVEEKDATPEQREICEVNMSTYVFDGPQLLHALDKLQNNNKQKEYYLTDCPAILKREDKAVKALPILKPCEALSINTPDELSAAEVAMRELGYPC; the protein is encoded by the coding sequence GTGTCGAGCTTCACCGAAGTGATTGCCGTCGTTCTCGCTGCCGGGATGGGGACGCGCATGAAAACCGACCTCCCCAAGGTCCTCTGCCCGGTGCTTGGTCGACCGATGATCCACTTCGTGATCGACGCTCTTGAGCAGGCGGGAGTAACCCGCGTGATCGCTGTGGTTGGCTACAAAGCCGACGACGTGAAAGCTGCTCTCTCGAGTCGGCCGATGGTCGATTTTGTGCTTCAAACCGAGCGACTCGGAACCGGCCACGCCGTGAAAATGGCTCGCGAACTGCTGGAAGGACATGTCGGCCCGGTGGTTGTGGTGGCTGGCGATTCGCCGCTGCTGCAAGCCTCGAGTGTGAAACAACTGCTGGAAGCCTATCGCCGCGAACAGCCGGCCTGCATCCTTGGCACACTGACCAAGGAAAATCCCACCGGTCTTGGACGGATCGTGCGCGATTCGGCTGGCGAGTTTTTGGGGATCGTGGAAGAGAAAGATGCCACGCCCGAGCAGCGCGAGATTTGCGAAGTGAACATGAGCACCTATGTGTTCGATGGCCCGCAACTGCTCCATGCCCTCGACAAACTCCAAAACAATAACAAGCAAAAAGAGTATTACCTCACCGATTGCCCGGCGATACTCAAGCGAGAAGACAAGGCTGTGAAAGCACTTCCGATTCTGAAGCCGTGTGAGGCGCTCAGCATCAACACGCCCGACGAACTGTCAGCCGCCGAAGTGGCGATGCGCGAGCTGGGTTATCCTTGCTAA
- a CDS encoding 50S ribosomal protein L25, which yields MSAETLNVTKRDKLGTANNRRLRYTGKVPAVLYGHGEASISLTVASEEIWAAVKHGGKLVNLKGDVTESALIRAVQWDVWSKEIIHIDLMRVSASEKVSTTIAVELKGTAAGLTEGGVLQFITHELEILCPAAEIPEKLIVNVNNLHLGKAIHANEVTLPKDGELVTPGSVVVVSCVAPKAASDDDAAAGSAEPEVIGKKDKADEAAE from the coding sequence ATGTCTGCAGAAACACTCAATGTCACCAAGCGTGACAAACTTGGCACCGCCAACAATCGCCGCCTCCGCTACACCGGCAAAGTGCCTGCTGTTCTTTACGGCCACGGCGAAGCCAGCATCAGCCTGACGGTTGCCAGCGAAGAGATCTGGGCCGCTGTGAAGCACGGTGGCAAGCTCGTCAATCTCAAGGGAGATGTGACCGAGAGCGCTCTGATTCGCGCCGTGCAATGGGACGTGTGGAGCAAGGAAATCATCCACATCGACTTGATGCGTGTTTCGGCCAGCGAGAAGGTGAGCACCACCATCGCCGTCGAACTCAAGGGAACTGCTGCCGGCCTCACCGAAGGTGGCGTGCTTCAGTTCATCACGCACGAGCTCGAAATCCTCTGCCCTGCTGCAGAGATTCCTGAAAAACTGATCGTCAATGTGAACAACCTTCACCTTGGCAAAGCGATCCACGCCAACGAAGTGACGCTCCCCAAAGATGGTGAGCTCGTAACTCCCGGCAGTGTGGTCGTTGTCTCGTGCGTGGCTCCAAAGGCTGCCAGCGACGACGATGCAGCTGCTGGCTCGGCCGAACCCGAGGTGATTGGCAAGAAGGACAAAGCCGACGAAGCAGCCGAATAG
- a CDS encoding aspartate aminotransferase family protein has product MATTHPHEVAPLSSADTVELFKQYVIGNYTRYPVNLVRGEGSLVWDAEGNRYLDFFPGWGCNLLGHCPEKIVRAVQEQVATLIHVPNTWHMDVQGRWAQMLSQRSFGGKAFFCNSGTEANEAAIKLARLHAGKGRYKIITFTGGFHGRTFGSLSATAQPKYHEGLGPMVAGFLYAPHGDLAAASSLVDDETCAIMIEPIQGEGGVKIPSKEFLEGLRKLCDERGLLLIFDEVQTGCGRTGQWFGYQHFGVEPDLITLAKSLCGGIAGGALLAKNEIAPALRPGMHAATFGGNPIAARAGIAAIEMIEEEGLLAQAVQLGHLFERRMQDLQAKCDLVREVRVAGVMVGVELSVEGAQVVKSCLERKLLVNCTQGNVIRLLPAMNLPEEQAEEGCDILCDVIQSLPRA; this is encoded by the coding sequence ATGGCCACCACCCATCCCCATGAAGTTGCTCCTCTGAGTTCAGCCGACACGGTCGAACTCTTTAAGCAGTATGTGATTGGCAACTACACCCGCTATCCAGTCAATCTGGTCCGCGGTGAAGGTTCGCTGGTGTGGGATGCAGAAGGGAATCGCTACCTCGATTTCTTTCCTGGCTGGGGCTGCAACTTGCTTGGGCACTGCCCCGAGAAAATTGTCCGCGCCGTGCAAGAGCAAGTGGCAACGCTGATCCATGTCCCCAACACTTGGCACATGGATGTTCAGGGACGCTGGGCCCAAATGCTTTCGCAGCGAAGCTTTGGCGGTAAAGCATTTTTCTGCAACAGCGGAACGGAAGCCAACGAAGCGGCGATCAAACTGGCTCGTCTGCATGCGGGCAAGGGGCGCTACAAAATCATTACCTTCACCGGTGGCTTCCACGGGCGGACCTTCGGTTCGCTATCAGCAACGGCGCAGCCCAAATATCACGAGGGACTCGGGCCGATGGTGGCCGGATTTCTCTACGCTCCGCATGGCGATCTCGCAGCGGCGTCGAGTCTTGTCGACGACGAAACTTGCGCCATCATGATCGAGCCAATTCAAGGAGAGGGTGGCGTCAAGATTCCTTCGAAGGAGTTTCTCGAAGGGCTGCGCAAGCTCTGTGACGAGCGTGGACTACTCCTGATTTTCGACGAAGTTCAAACCGGCTGTGGTCGAACCGGACAATGGTTCGGCTATCAGCATTTTGGTGTCGAGCCCGATCTCATCACGCTGGCCAAGTCGCTTTGCGGTGGCATCGCTGGTGGCGCACTGCTGGCCAAGAACGAAATTGCCCCAGCACTTCGTCCAGGCATGCACGCCGCAACGTTCGGCGGCAATCCAATTGCTGCTCGCGCCGGTATCGCTGCCATCGAGATGATTGAAGAAGAAGGCTTGCTCGCACAAGCCGTGCAGCTTGGACATTTGTTCGAGCGTCGTATGCAAGACTTGCAAGCCAAGTGCGACCTGGTTCGCGAAGTGCGTGTCGCTGGTGTGATGGTGGGTGTGGAGTTGTCGGTCGAAGGCGCACAGGTCGTAAAGAGCTGCCTGGAGCGGAAATTGCTCGTCAACTGCACTCAGGGAAATGTGATTCGTCTGCTCCCTGCGATGAACCTGCCCGAAGAGCAAGCGGAAGAAGGCTGCGACATCCTGTGCGATGTCATTCAGTCGTTGCCACGAGCCTAG
- the dnaB gene encoding replicative DNA helicase, with amino-acid sequence MAKNRREDGAARRLFEQPAEQVGDRQPPFDRQAEIGLLGSIVLLPDVLDDVVMIVRSEDFYDDAHRKLFSHMCALHEGNKKIDPTLLIDRLKTAGDFEAVGGTAYLSKIINSVPNAAHATYYAEIVRTKSTFRSLIQASTEILRDAYDESQEAKHLLSQAEQKIFSILDVRGDNTVQSLKDVLQKSMDRLEARMSGTLDTSGVEYGFRGLDEKTSGMHNGELIILAARPAMGKTAFAMNIAENVALNQNVPALFVSLEMSSLELADRLLCSVARVEGTRLRAGTLTREDRTKIVNASSKLAQAPLFVDDSPSRTVTEIAAAARRIARREGRLGLIVVDYLQLIEPDNTKDPRQEQVARIARRLKGMAREMKVPVLCLAQLNRQTEAGTDKIPKMSHLRESGAIEQDADVVMFVHREEYYLRGEERDSVSGQAQIIIGKQRSGPAGEDIKLEFLKNFTRFQDPTPDRLEQFDSYNQFPGGEAGGNF; translated from the coding sequence GTGGCCAAGAATCGTCGTGAAGATGGTGCAGCACGCCGCTTGTTCGAGCAGCCAGCCGAACAGGTTGGTGATCGACAGCCTCCTTTTGATCGTCAGGCAGAAATTGGTCTCTTGGGCTCGATAGTGCTATTGCCCGATGTGCTCGACGACGTAGTGATGATCGTCCGTTCAGAAGACTTCTACGACGATGCGCATCGCAAGCTGTTCAGCCACATGTGTGCGCTGCACGAGGGGAACAAAAAGATCGATCCCACGCTGCTGATCGATCGCCTGAAAACCGCCGGCGATTTCGAGGCGGTGGGTGGCACGGCGTATCTCAGCAAAATCATCAACTCGGTCCCCAACGCTGCGCACGCGACCTACTACGCTGAGATCGTCCGTACCAAGAGCACTTTTCGCTCGCTCATTCAAGCATCGACGGAAATCTTGCGTGATGCGTACGACGAATCGCAGGAAGCTAAGCACCTGCTCTCGCAAGCTGAGCAAAAGATCTTCTCGATCCTGGATGTGCGCGGCGACAACACCGTGCAATCGCTCAAGGATGTTTTGCAGAAGTCGATGGACCGACTTGAAGCTCGCATGAGCGGAACACTCGACACCAGTGGTGTGGAGTATGGATTTCGCGGACTCGATGAAAAAACGAGTGGCATGCACAACGGCGAGCTCATCATTTTGGCAGCTCGCCCGGCGATGGGAAAAACCGCGTTTGCGATGAACATCGCTGAGAACGTAGCGCTCAACCAAAACGTGCCGGCACTGTTTGTCAGCCTCGAAATGTCGTCGCTCGAACTCGCCGATCGTTTGCTCTGTTCGGTTGCGCGGGTCGAAGGTACGCGTCTCAGGGCCGGTACACTAACACGCGAAGATCGCACCAAGATCGTGAACGCTTCGAGCAAGCTTGCGCAAGCGCCGCTGTTTGTCGACGACTCTCCCAGCCGCACCGTGACAGAGATTGCAGCAGCCGCGCGGCGCATTGCTCGCCGCGAGGGACGTCTCGGGCTGATCGTCGTCGACTACCTGCAGCTGATCGAACCCGACAACACCAAAGACCCGCGTCAGGAACAGGTGGCACGCATTGCTCGCCGCCTGAAGGGTATGGCTCGCGAAATGAAAGTGCCAGTGCTTTGTCTGGCCCAGCTCAACCGACAGACAGAAGCGGGAACGGACAAAATTCCTAAGATGTCGCACCTGCGAGAATCGGGAGCAATCGAGCAAGATGCCGACGTGGTGATGTTCGTGCATCGCGAAGAGTATTATCTTCGAGGAGAAGAGCGCGACTCGGTGTCGGGTCAGGCGCAGATCATCATTGGTAAACAGCGAAGTGGTCCGGCTGGCGAAGATATCAAGCTCGAGTTCCTGAAGAACTTCACGCGGTTTCAAGACCCAACTCCCGATCGACTCGAGCAGTTCGACAGCTACAACCAGTTTCCTGGTGGCGAAGCAGGTGGAAACTTTTGA
- a CDS encoding ribose-phosphate pyrophosphokinase: MRELKIFSGQANRPLAKNICNFLHLPLAEITLGKFPDGENFCKIEEDIRGRDVFLVQPTCPPVNDNIFELLIMIDSCKRASAARVTAVIPYFGYARQDRKDEGRVPITAKLVANLITRAGADRVLTMDLHSPQIQGFFDVPVDNLYAAPVLNDYACSIPVPDGDRIVVSPDVGSIKRALGHAKRLGGKLAIVDKRRDNPTETRQEHIIGGPVAGHVAFMFDDMISTGGSICGAAEKLTSAGVKEIHVAATHGVLCGKAIEKLSASPITSLAVTDTIPIPPEKMTPKIKVLTVAPLLAEAIKRIHHDQSISILFDKGEE, from the coding sequence ATGCGTGAACTCAAGATTTTTAGTGGACAGGCCAATCGTCCGCTCGCGAAGAACATTTGCAATTTTCTTCACTTGCCACTCGCGGAAATTACGCTCGGCAAATTTCCCGACGGGGAAAACTTCTGCAAAATCGAAGAGGATATCCGCGGCCGCGATGTCTTCCTGGTGCAGCCGACTTGCCCACCTGTGAACGACAACATCTTCGAACTGCTGATCATGATCGACAGCTGCAAACGCGCGTCGGCAGCACGCGTGACTGCGGTGATTCCGTACTTTGGCTATGCTCGACAAGATCGTAAAGACGAAGGTCGCGTGCCGATCACCGCCAAGCTGGTGGCGAATCTGATTACTCGTGCCGGTGCCGACCGTGTGCTGACGATGGACCTCCATTCGCCGCAAATCCAAGGCTTTTTCGACGTTCCGGTCGATAATCTCTACGCCGCGCCGGTGCTGAACGACTACGCCTGCAGCATTCCTGTACCCGACGGCGATCGCATCGTGGTCAGCCCCGATGTTGGCAGCATCAAACGTGCTTTGGGTCATGCCAAACGACTGGGTGGCAAACTGGCGATTGTGGACAAGCGTCGCGACAACCCGACCGAAACACGACAGGAACACATCATCGGTGGTCCCGTGGCGGGGCACGTTGCCTTCATGTTCGACGACATGATCAGCACCGGCGGTTCGATTTGCGGCGCTGCTGAGAAACTCACCTCGGCGGGTGTAAAAGAGATTCACGTAGCAGCCACCCACGGAGTGCTGTGTGGGAAAGCGATCGAAAAGCTAAGCGCGTCCCCCATCACGTCACTGGCAGTGACCGACACCATTCCGATCCCGCCCGAAAAGATGACCCCGAAGATCAAAGTGCTGACAGTCGCTCCACTCTTGGCAGAGGCGATCAAGCGAATTCACCACGATCAGTCGATCAGCATCTTGTTCGACAAGGGTGAAGAATAA
- the ssb gene encoding single-stranded DNA-binding protein translates to MANFNRVILLGNITRDVEIKYLQSGMAVTELGLAVNDRRKGQDGQWIEETTFVDVTLWGRTAEVAGEYLGKGSQVLIEGRLKLDTWETDGQKRSKLRVVGEKMQMLGSAKGGGGGGNRGGGGASYDDGADYGEPMSAPAAPQRSTRNAPPPPPQDDIPF, encoded by the coding sequence ATGGCCAATTTCAATCGTGTAATCTTGCTCGGGAATATCACCCGGGATGTCGAGATTAAGTACCTGCAAAGTGGTATGGCGGTGACGGAATTGGGCCTCGCGGTGAACGATCGTCGCAAAGGTCAAGATGGCCAGTGGATTGAAGAGACAACGTTTGTCGATGTCACCCTGTGGGGCCGAACGGCTGAGGTCGCTGGCGAATACCTGGGTAAGGGTTCGCAGGTGCTGATCGAAGGTCGACTGAAGCTCGACACGTGGGAAACCGATGGCCAGAAGCGTTCGAAGCTTCGCGTTGTCGGCGAAAAAATGCAGATGCTCGGAAGCGCCAAGGGCGGTGGTGGTGGCGGCAATCGAGGTGGTGGTGGTGCAAGCTACGACGATGGTGCCGACTACGGCGAACCGATGTCGGCCCCAGCAGCACCGCAGCGATCGACCCGCAACGCTCCCCCTCCACCTCCCCAAGACGACATTCCGTTTTAA
- the pth gene encoding aminoacyl-tRNA hydrolase has product MKLIVGLGNPGSRYQGTRHNVGFEVVSIVARRVQATAEREQFSGLVSQGNLGPEKMLLLKPTTFMNVSGSSVLAARDFYKIETADILIICDDFALPLGKLRFRAKGSSGGQKGLDDVIRRLGTDAVPRLRVGIGAPPSGWDVANFVLSRFNKDEQIEAEISWQLAADGVQTFVQEGIQACMNKFNAKNV; this is encoded by the coding sequence ATGAAATTGATTGTGGGCCTTGGGAATCCGGGAAGCCGCTACCAAGGAACGCGTCACAATGTAGGGTTTGAGGTGGTGTCGATCGTCGCTCGTCGCGTGCAAGCCACTGCCGAGCGAGAGCAATTTTCAGGGCTAGTTTCTCAAGGAAACTTAGGCCCTGAAAAAATGTTGCTCTTAAAGCCAACGACGTTCATGAACGTTAGTGGCTCGAGCGTTCTGGCAGCACGTGACTTTTACAAGATCGAAACCGCCGACATCCTGATCATTTGCGACGATTTTGCACTTCCCCTTGGGAAACTGCGATTCCGAGCGAAAGGGTCCTCGGGAGGTCAAAAAGGGCTCGACGATGTGATTCGAAGACTCGGAACCGATGCGGTTCCCAGACTTCGAGTCGGAATCGGAGCTCCACCTTCCGGCTGGGATGTGGCTAACTTCGTTCTCAGCAGATTTAACAAAGACGAACAAATCGAAGCGGAGATTTCCTGGCAACTGGCAGCAGACGGCGTGCAAACCTTTGTGCAAGAAGGCATTCAGGCATGCATGAACAAGTTCAATGCCAAAAACGTGTAA
- the argF gene encoding ornithine carbamoyltransferase, translated as MRHVLTLLELSTEEIERVFAISRDLKAKLAAGVREPLLPGRIMAMLFEKQSLRTRVSFETAIGHLGGNSMFLGQDVGWGKRESAADFSQVLSQYVDVIVCRTTAHARIEELAKYCTVPVINGLTDSAHPCQALADVFTLVEIHGDLTGKRVAYVGDANNVAKSLAICCGKLGIEFSIAAPKGYEFDDEFRQTLKAAAPNMKLLESRDPKEVVKGAVGVYTDVWVSMGQEAEQDERRRAFADYQVNEALMKVAPKNASFLHCLPARRGEEVTDGVIDSPQSAVIPQAGNRMHVQKGLIAWLLNAKV; from the coding sequence ATGCGGCACGTGCTAACCCTCTTGGAACTTTCGACCGAGGAAATCGAGCGCGTGTTTGCGATCTCGCGTGACCTGAAAGCCAAACTGGCCGCCGGTGTACGCGAGCCACTCTTGCCTGGACGCATCATGGCGATGCTGTTCGAAAAACAATCGCTTCGCACCCGGGTGAGCTTCGAAACTGCCATTGGCCATTTGGGTGGCAACAGCATGTTTCTTGGCCAGGATGTCGGTTGGGGCAAACGCGAGTCGGCTGCTGATTTCTCGCAGGTCCTCAGTCAATACGTCGACGTGATCGTTTGCCGCACGACAGCACATGCCCGCATCGAAGAACTCGCTAAGTACTGTACAGTTCCCGTCATTAACGGCCTCACCGATTCGGCGCATCCTTGCCAGGCACTGGCCGACGTCTTCACGCTCGTCGAGATCCATGGAGATCTGACTGGCAAACGGGTGGCATATGTCGGAGATGCAAATAACGTGGCGAAAAGCCTCGCCATTTGCTGCGGTAAACTCGGTATCGAATTCTCAATCGCCGCTCCGAAGGGCTATGAATTCGACGACGAGTTTCGCCAGACGCTTAAGGCTGCTGCCCCGAACATGAAACTCCTCGAGAGCCGAGACCCGAAGGAAGTGGTGAAGGGGGCAGTTGGTGTTTACACCGATGTCTGGGTGAGCATGGGGCAAGAGGCGGAGCAAGACGAACGTCGCCGAGCCTTTGCAGATTATCAAGTGAACGAAGCCTTGATGAAGGTTGCTCCCAAGAACGCCAGCTTCCTTCACTGCCTCCCTGCCCGTCGTGGCGAAGAAGTGACGGATGGCGTGATCGATAGCCCACAGTCGGCTGTGATTCCCCAAGCAGGAAATCGGATGCATGTCCAAAAGGGTCTCATCGCTTGGCTCCTCAACGCGAAGGTTTAG
- the argB gene encoding acetylglutamate kinase has product MLEAIQKADTLIEALGWIRRFRDKITVIKLGGSVMEDENALRHVLLDIVFMETVGMRPVLVHGGGAAIDRAMAAAGLTPKKIRGRRYTDDATLKIVEEVLAYETNESIAAKIEELGGRAMNLNFRSTNVLFGERITLPGEDGEQLDLGHVGKVTRVDRGVIENLCYAGQVPVIPSMAIDESTGGMLNVNADTAATAVATALGAEKLIYMSDVNGVRRDKTDPKSIIHSLTDVEARELIRTGVVDAGMIPKVEACLETLDRGVRKVHIIDGRLRHSLLLEIYTTEGVGTEIASTS; this is encoded by the coding sequence TTGCTAGAAGCGATTCAGAAGGCCGACACGCTGATTGAAGCCCTCGGGTGGATTCGACGTTTTCGCGACAAGATTACTGTCATCAAGCTAGGCGGCAGTGTGATGGAGGACGAGAACGCGCTACGGCACGTGCTGCTCGATATCGTCTTCATGGAAACCGTCGGCATGCGCCCGGTGCTCGTGCATGGCGGGGGTGCCGCTATCGATCGAGCCATGGCAGCCGCCGGACTGACACCGAAAAAAATTCGTGGACGTCGCTACACCGACGATGCCACGCTGAAAATTGTCGAGGAAGTTCTCGCCTACGAAACTAACGAATCGATCGCCGCAAAGATCGAGGAACTTGGTGGTCGGGCGATGAATCTGAACTTCCGCAGCACCAATGTGCTGTTTGGCGAACGAATCACGCTTCCTGGCGAGGATGGCGAACAGCTCGACCTGGGTCATGTCGGCAAAGTCACCCGCGTCGATCGTGGCGTGATCGAAAATCTTTGCTACGCCGGCCAAGTTCCTGTGATCCCATCAATGGCGATCGACGAATCAACCGGGGGGATGCTGAATGTGAATGCCGACACAGCTGCCACCGCAGTTGCCACGGCGCTCGGCGCAGAGAAGCTCATTTACATGAGCGACGTCAATGGCGTGCGACGCGATAAAACCGACCCCAAATCGATCATTCATTCGCTCACCGACGTCGAAGCGCGTGAACTCATTCGTACGGGCGTTGTCGATGCAGGGATGATTCCGAAGGTCGAGGCGTGCCTCGAAACGCTCGATCGGGGTGTCCGCAAGGTGCACATCATCGACGGTCGCTTGCGACACTCGCTGCTTCTCGAAATCTATACCACCGAAGGTGTGGGAACCGAAATCGCGAGCACTTCGTAG
- the rplI gene encoding 50S ribosomal protein L9, producing the protein MANASSKFGRFKRLPKGPTGGVQLLLIQSVDHLGKQGDIVQVKRGYALNFLLPQGLATIATDHHKRMVDKHKARLLEIEKARLASLRQLSEAISRQSITIEANANDEGHLYGSVNANDIAASLKQAGFSITSDQVRLEGPLKELGLYTVKIHLHNDINSELKVWVVPTVTGDAPAADKK; encoded by the coding sequence ATGGCTAACGCATCTTCCAAATTCGGCCGCTTCAAGCGTCTTCCTAAAGGCCCAACCGGTGGCGTGCAACTGCTGCTCATCCAATCGGTCGATCACCTCGGCAAGCAAGGTGATATCGTTCAGGTAAAGCGAGGATATGCCCTCAACTTCCTGCTGCCACAAGGCTTGGCCACGATTGCCACCGACCACCACAAACGCATGGTCGACAAGCACAAGGCTCGTCTGCTCGAAATCGAGAAGGCACGCTTGGCTTCGCTCCGCCAACTGTCGGAAGCGATCTCGCGTCAAAGCATCACGATCGAAGCCAATGCCAACGACGAAGGGCATCTCTACGGCAGCGTGAATGCCAACGACATCGCCGCTTCGCTCAAGCAAGCTGGTTTCTCGATCACCTCGGATCAGGTGCGACTCGAAGGTCCTCTCAAGGAACTCGGTCTCTACACCGTCAAGATCCACCTGCACAACGACATCAACTCCGAACTCAAGGTTTGGGTTGTTCCCACGGTTACCGGCGACGCTCCTGCAGCTGACAAAAAATAG
- the rpsF gene encoding 30S ribosomal protein S6 — protein sequence MAQSVYENMVILDSNKYAQDPGGMGGTIPALIEKLGGEVLVSRLWNEQRLAYPIDGHKKGTYWITYFRLDGSKLNDFHSQIRINESIVRHMTLKVDPRLVDTLVEHAKGGHRRVEAAPVAPALEVPEEAAN from the coding sequence GTGGCTCAAAGTGTTTATGAAAACATGGTAATCCTGGACTCGAACAAGTATGCCCAGGATCCAGGTGGCATGGGTGGGACGATTCCTGCTCTGATCGAGAAACTGGGTGGCGAAGTGCTCGTCAGCCGACTCTGGAACGAGCAACGCTTGGCCTATCCAATCGATGGCCACAAAAAGGGAACGTACTGGATCACTTACTTCCGTCTCGACGGCAGCAAGCTCAACGATTTCCACAGCCAGATTCGCATCAACGAATCGATCGTTCGTCACATGACCCTCAAGGTCGATCCACGACTGGTCGACACGCTGGTGGAACACGCCAAGGGTGGACATCGTCGCGTGGAAGCAGCTCCTGTTGCTCCTGCCCTCGAAGTTCCCGAAGAAGCTGCCAACTAA
- a CDS encoding co-chaperone GroES, whose amino-acid sequence MSKAKPRVFEYVEPIGARVLVRKDEPKRQTKGGIALPDAAEIPTITGRIVAISAQIENDEDLPLRQYDKILFHPKSAIPVDFEADNQLYVVPVEDIVAVFRRESSEGEAAE is encoded by the coding sequence ATGTCGAAAGCCAAACCTCGCGTTTTTGAATACGTCGAACCGATCGGTGCTCGTGTGCTAGTCCGTAAGGACGAGCCGAAACGACAAACCAAGGGGGGGATTGCGCTCCCCGACGCCGCCGAGATCCCCACCATCACCGGCCGGATCGTCGCCATTTCTGCGCAAATCGAAAACGACGAAGACCTGCCGCTGCGACAGTACGACAAGATTCTCTTTCACCCCAAGAGTGCCATTCCCGTCGATTTCGAAGCCGATAATCAGCTGTACGTGGTCCCGGTCGAGGATATCGTCGCTGTTTTTCGTCGTGAGTCGAGCGAAGGTGAAGCAGCCGAGTAG
- the rph gene encoding ribonuclease PH, which translates to MSRTASELRPIKIKRNYTKMSPGSVLIEAGETVVLCTASVDAKVPDWLAGKGKGWITAEYNMLPHSTRPRKQRERAKTDGRTTEIQRLIGRSLRAVIDLEALGERLLQVDCDVLQADGGTRTASITGAFIAVVDAIRSIKGDANNPKNLPITRPVLLDSVAAISVGIVEGKPTLDLEYVQDVDADVDMNVVMTGSGKFVEIQGTGEEATFDDAQLAALLKLARQGITQLTTIQKTALGKAWPFPVKK; encoded by the coding sequence ATGTCACGCACAGCTAGTGAACTTCGGCCGATCAAGATCAAACGCAACTACACGAAGATGTCTCCCGGAAGTGTACTGATCGAAGCGGGAGAGACCGTGGTTCTCTGCACGGCGAGTGTCGATGCCAAAGTGCCCGATTGGCTCGCGGGGAAAGGGAAGGGGTGGATCACAGCCGAATACAACATGCTGCCGCACAGCACTCGTCCACGTAAGCAGCGCGAGCGGGCCAAGACGGATGGACGTACGACGGAAATCCAGCGTCTGATCGGACGCTCGCTGCGTGCTGTGATCGACCTTGAAGCACTCGGAGAGCGTTTGCTCCAAGTCGACTGCGATGTGCTGCAAGCCGATGGGGGAACGCGAACTGCCAGCATCACTGGCGCGTTCATCGCTGTGGTCGATGCGATCCGCTCGATCAAAGGAGATGCGAATAACCCCAAAAATTTGCCGATCACGCGGCCTGTGCTCCTCGACAGCGTGGCGGCAATCAGCGTGGGTATTGTCGAAGGTAAGCCAACGCTCGACCTCGAGTATGTGCAAGATGTCGATGCCGATGTCGACATGAACGTCGTGATGACCGGCAGTGGAAAATTTGTCGAGATTCAAGGGACCGGCGAAGAAGCAACGTTCGACGACGCGCAGCTCGCAGCGCTCCTGAAACTCGCCAGGCAGGGAATTACGCAGCTGACAACGATCCAGAAGACCGCGCTGGGCAAAGCGTGGCCCTTTCCGGTGAAGAAGTAG